A stretch of Ipomoea triloba cultivar NCNSP0323 chromosome 11, ASM357664v1 DNA encodes these proteins:
- the LOC115996275 gene encoding RNA polymerase II C-terminal domain phosphatase-like 4 has product MSLTADSPAHSSSSDDLAAFLDAELETASGTSSELEDVEAGVEEGEEEGKDDEQYEDENEDWGEDGDGKDDSDATRIKRRRVAIDECTGDTESSKSRGEPAETSDALKSSLFRLDRIHMMTKLRPFVNNFLKEASDLFEMYIYTMGERPYALEMAKLLDPRDVYFHSRVIAQGDSTQRHQKGLDIVLGQESSVLILDDTEVVWGKHKENIILMDRYHFFASSCHQFGFDSKSLSQLKTDESEENGALATVLAVLKRIHGIFFDQKRGDNLLDRDVREVLKGVRKEVLEGCKIVFSQLFPTKFQAENHHLWRMAEQLGATCTTELDQSVTHVVSMDAGIEKSRCA; this is encoded by the exons ATGAGTCTGACAGCGGATTCCCCGGCACACTCATCAAGCAGTGATGATCTTGCGGCCTTCTTAGATGCAGAGTTGGAAACTGCTTCTGGTACATCATCTGAGCTGGAAGATGTGGAAGCAGGAGTAGAAGAGGGAGAGGAAGAGGGGAAGGATGATGAACAAtatgaagatgaaaatgaagATTGGGGAGAAGATGGTGATGGCAAAGACGACTCAGATGCTACTAG GATAAAAAGGCGCAGGGTGGCAATTGACGAATGCACAGGAGATACGGAGAGTTCAAAATCTCGTGGAGAACCAGCAGAGACTTCTG ATGCTCTGAAAAGCAGCCTTTTTAGGTTAGACAGGATCCACATGATGACAAAGTTGAGGCCTTTTGTAAACAACTTTCTGAAAGAAGCAAGTGATTTATTTGAGATGTATATTTATACGATGGGTGAGCGTCCTTATGCGCTGGAAATGGCTAAATTGCTTGACCCTAGAGATGTGTACTTCCATTCTAGAGTGATTGCACAGGGAGATTCAACTCAGAGGCATCAGAAGGGCCTTGATATTGTTTTAGGGCAAGAAAGTTCTGTCCTCATCCTTGATGATACTGAAGTG GTATGGGGAAAACACAAGGAGAATATAATACTTATGGATAGGTATCATTTTTTTGCTTCAAGTTGTCACCAATTTGGCTTTGATTCTAAATCACTTTCACAACTTAAGACTGATGAAAGTGAAGAGAATGGAGCACTTGCTACTGTTCTTGCAGTTCTTAAACGGATCCATGGTATTTTCTTTGATCAG AAACGTGGAGACAATCTGCTGGACCGTGACGTGAGAGAG GTGCTAAAAGGAGTCCGTAAAGAAGTATTGGAAGGTTGCAAAATCGTTTTCAGCCAACTTTTCCCAACCAAATTCCAGGCTGAAAATCATCACCTTTGGAGAATGGCTGAGCAACTGGGAGCTACATGCACCACGGAACTCGACCAATCTGTTACGCATGTGGTATCAATGGATGCCGGGATTGAAAAGTCTCGCTGCGCATAG